The following proteins are encoded in a genomic region of Magallana gigas chromosome 1, xbMagGiga1.1, whole genome shotgun sequence:
- the LOC105329681 gene encoding uncharacterized protein isoform X1, with protein sequence MTEPDMNSPEDHETKFFKAEFNAMVNKRHGSLTMTMDEYINLFKFLQYGDKCEIVTLLKSIIQERDRSMNITIEQHLSYMNHPGVRERTSRQREFFMKFADGNDTATREQILQGYERRMGDEFTEEHREKINNLPIDGNGKVTYEVFLRKYLLELEQAGAGPSC encoded by the exons ATGA CAGAACCAGACATGAATAGCCCAGAGGACCACGAAACTAAATTTTTTAAGGCTGAATTTAATGCCATGGTCAATAAGCGCCACGGGTCCCTTACGATGACGATGGATGAATATATTAACCTCTTTAAATTTCTCCAATACGGAGATAAGTGCGAAATAGTC acgCTGTTGAAATCTATTATACAGGAAAGAGATAGATCAATGAACATTACTATAGAGCAACATTTGTCTTATATGAATCACCCTGGGGTCAGAGAAcg CACATCCCGACAGAGAGAATTTTTCATGAAGTTCGCCGACGGGAATGATACAGCGACTAGAGAACAAATATTACAGGGTTACGAGCGAAGGATGGGAGACGAGTTCACAGAAGAACATAGGGAGAAAATCAACAACCTGCCAATAGACGGCAATGGTAAAGTGACTTACGAAGTATTCCTTCGGAAATACCTGTTGGAGTTAGAGCAAGCAGGAGCAGGACCTTCTTGCTGA
- the LOC105329681 gene encoding uncharacterized protein isoform X2 produces the protein MKPDMNSPEDHETKFFKAEFNAMVNKRHGSLTMTMDEYINLFKFLQYGDKCEIVTLLKSIIQERDRSMNITIEQHLSYMNHPGVRERTSRQREFFMKFADGNDTATREQILQGYERRMGDEFTEEHREKINNLPIDGNGKVTYEVFLRKYLLELEQAGAGPSC, from the exons ATGA AACCAGACATGAATAGCCCAGAGGACCACGAAACTAAATTTTTTAAGGCTGAATTTAATGCCATGGTCAATAAGCGCCACGGGTCCCTTACGATGACGATGGATGAATATATTAACCTCTTTAAATTTCTCCAATACGGAGATAAGTGCGAAATAGTC acgCTGTTGAAATCTATTATACAGGAAAGAGATAGATCAATGAACATTACTATAGAGCAACATTTGTCTTATATGAATCACCCTGGGGTCAGAGAAcg CACATCCCGACAGAGAGAATTTTTCATGAAGTTCGCCGACGGGAATGATACAGCGACTAGAGAACAAATATTACAGGGTTACGAGCGAAGGATGGGAGACGAGTTCACAGAAGAACATAGGGAGAAAATCAACAACCTGCCAATAGACGGCAATGGTAAAGTGACTTACGAAGTATTCCTTCGGAAATACCTGTTGGAGTTAGAGCAAGCAGGAGCAGGACCTTCTTGCTGA